The nucleotide sequence GCAGACGCAGCACATAGAAGGGGTAAGTAGCCTTCACCGACTCCACAAAGGTATAGGTCAAAGTACCGTCTGGGTTGATCGCGCGCCACATCAAACCTTGCATCACACCGGCAATCCACATCGCGGCGATGTAAATCACGATACCGATGGTGGCAATCCAGAAGTGCAGCTCAATCGCTTTCACGCTGAACATTTGCTTTTGACCAAACAGGCGTGGAATCAGGTAGTACATAGAGCCCATGGTCACCAAGCCCACCCAACCCAAAGCACCTGAATGCACGTGGCCGATAGTCCAGTCGGTGTAGTGGCTCAAGGCATTCACGGTCTTGATAGACATCATGGGGCCTTCAAAGGTGGACATACCGTAGAAGGACAAAGACACGATCAAGAAGCGCAGGATAGGGTCATCACGCAGTTTGTGCCATGCGCCAGACAAAGTCATGATGCCGTTGATCATGCCACCCCAGCTAGGAGCCAAGAGAATCAGCGAGAACACCATACCGACAGACTGGGTCCAGTCAGGCAAAGCGGTGTAGTGCAAGTGGTGTGGGCCCGCCCACATGTAAGTGAAGATCAGCGCCCAAAAGTGAACGATGGACAAGCGGTAGCTGTACACAGGCCGTTCCGCTTGCTTAGGAATGAAGTAATACATCATCCCCAAGAAGCCAGCGGTCAAGAAGAAGCCCACCGCGTTATGGCCATACCACCATTGCACCATCGCGTCTTGCACACCTGCGTACGCAGAGTAAGACTTCATCCAACCTGCAGGAATAGCCGCGCTATTGACCAAGTGCAAAATTGCCACTGCAATGATGAACGCACCAAAGAACCAGTTGGCTACATAGATATGTTTCACCTTGCGGGTACCCACGGTACCGAAGAACACAATGGCAAACGACACCCAGACCAAGGTGATCAAGATGTCAATCGGCCACTCCAACTCAGCATACTCTTTGCCAGAGGTGTAACCCAATGGCAAAGAAATCGCGGCGGCCAAAATGACCAACTGCCATCCCCAAAACGTGAAGGATGCCAGCTTGTCGCCAAACAGCCGGACATGACAGGTCCGCTGAACGATGTAATAGGCGGATGCGAACAAGCCGCATCCGCCGAAAGCGAAAATCACTGCATTGGTATGCAGCGGACGC is from Rhodoferax aquaticus and encodes:
- the ccoN gene encoding cytochrome-c oxidase, cbb3-type subunit I, producing MAFPNQQATVYNDTVVRQFAIMTVVWGVVGMLVGVIIAAQLAWPELNFGISFLSYGRLRPLHTNAVIFAFGGCGLFASAYYIVQRTCHVRLFGDKLASFTFWGWQLVILAAAISLPLGYTSGKEYAELEWPIDILITLVWVSFAIVFFGTVGTRKVKHIYVANWFFGAFIIAVAILHLVNSAAIPAGWMKSYSAYAGVQDAMVQWWYGHNAVGFFLTAGFLGMMYYFIPKQAERPVYSYRLSIVHFWALIFTYMWAGPHHLHYTALPDWTQSVGMVFSLILLAPSWGGMINGIMTLSGAWHKLRDDPILRFLIVSLSFYGMSTFEGPMMSIKTVNALSHYTDWTIGHVHSGALGWVGLVTMGSMYYLIPRLFGQKQMFSVKAIELHFWIATIGIVIYIAAMWIAGVMQGLMWRAINPDGTLTYTFVESVKATYPFYVLRLLGGLLYLGGMLIMLWNTLKTATAGRASSVTIPAAAAHA